A part of Nesterenkonia lutea genomic DNA contains:
- the trxB gene encoding thioredoxin-disulfide reductase, with translation MIVTEQTPDQVHDVVIVGSGPAGYTAAVYMARANLNPIVLTGSVTAGGELMNTTDVENFPGFPEGIMGPDLMMNMEQQARRFGADIRHEDATELILDRPIKQITTGAGEVLHSRAVVLATGSAYRELGVPGEKELSGHGVSWCATCDGFFFREQNIAVVGGGDSAMEEALFLTKFASQVTVLHRREELRASQIMVDRAKANEKITFVWNTEVTEVQGEGKVSRLILRDTVTGEPSALDVTGLFVAIGHDPRTALFKDQLTLTADGTAWVDGRSSRTSLPGVFAAGDVLDPTYRQAITAAGSGCVAALDVEHWLADNVPTDAAEVPSETTLNSPVPL, from the coding sequence GTGATTGTGACTGAACAGACCCCTGACCAGGTACATGACGTGGTCATCGTCGGCTCCGGCCCGGCTGGCTACACCGCAGCCGTCTACATGGCTCGCGCGAACCTGAACCCCATCGTACTCACCGGCTCCGTCACCGCAGGCGGAGAGCTGATGAACACCACGGATGTCGAGAACTTCCCCGGATTCCCGGAAGGCATCATGGGTCCCGACCTCATGATGAACATGGAGCAGCAGGCGCGCCGCTTCGGTGCGGACATCCGCCATGAGGACGCCACCGAACTGATTCTGGACCGCCCGATCAAGCAGATCACCACCGGCGCCGGCGAGGTCCTGCATTCCAGGGCAGTGGTGCTGGCCACTGGCTCGGCCTACCGCGAGCTGGGCGTCCCGGGTGAGAAGGAGCTGTCCGGGCACGGCGTCAGCTGGTGCGCCACCTGTGACGGGTTCTTCTTCCGTGAACAGAACATCGCCGTGGTCGGAGGCGGCGACTCCGCCATGGAGGAGGCCCTCTTCCTGACCAAGTTCGCCTCTCAGGTCACCGTGCTGCACCGCCGTGAGGAGCTCCGTGCCTCCCAGATCATGGTGGACCGCGCCAAGGCCAACGAGAAGATCACCTTTGTCTGGAACACCGAGGTCACCGAGGTCCAGGGCGAGGGCAAGGTCAGCCGCCTCATCCTGCGTGACACCGTCACCGGAGAGCCCTCCGCCCTGGATGTGACAGGACTGTTCGTGGCAATCGGTCATGACCCCCGGACGGCCCTCTTCAAGGACCAGCTGACTCTCACTGCAGACGGCACCGCCTGGGTCGACGGACGAAGCTCACGGACCTCGCTCCCCGGTGTGTTCGCCGCCGGTGATGTCCTCGATCCCACGTACCGCCAGGCCATCACAGCAGCAGGCTCAGGCTGTGTAGCCGCGCTGGATGTCGAGCACTGGTTGGCCGACAACGTCCCGACCGATGCGGCGGAGGTTCCCTCCGAGACGACCCTCAATTCACCTGTACCCCTCTAA